In one Mucilaginibacter ginsenosidivorax genomic region, the following are encoded:
- a CDS encoding PBSX family phage terminase large subunit, with protein sequence MTAKRNDPMTNDSEANDQLTDPRFEVSILFGQNYNTDAHVVVNQGGTSSGKTYAIGQVLFCIACQAPKQVITIVGQDIPNLKAGVLRDALSIYNSSAVLQTAVKSYNKSDRIFEFHNGTIIEFKSYADPQDAKSGKRDYLFINEANGISYAIYTELALRTRKRIYIDYNPNSTFWVHEQVIGRPGVQTIISDHRHNPFLDDAVRAKIESLKTDDIELWKVYARGLTGKISGLIFPNWYVCEQIPAEARLIATGLDFGFTNDPTACLQVYQQNGELWIHELIYQTGLTNTDIATRLKAEGVSLKTEIIADSAEPKSIEEFKRMGWYITGAKKGADSINNSIDILKRYKINVTRASVNLRKELDRYKWRVDRSGKTINEAVDSYNHLIDALRYVALNKLTINRDTKLKSRLPFNPKTNGRSMFDELIGSRF encoded by the coding sequence ATGACAGCGAAGCGAAATGACCCAATGACCAATGACAGCGAAGCAAATGACCAATTAACCGACCCCAGATTTGAAGTATCTATCCTGTTTGGGCAAAATTATAATACCGATGCCCATGTTGTGGTTAACCAGGGAGGTACAAGCTCGGGCAAAACGTATGCCATTGGGCAGGTGCTGTTCTGCATAGCCTGCCAGGCACCCAAGCAAGTTATAACCATAGTGGGCCAGGATATTCCAAATTTAAAAGCAGGCGTGTTGCGCGATGCGTTAAGTATTTACAATAGTTCGGCCGTATTACAAACAGCGGTAAAAAGCTACAATAAAAGCGACCGGATATTTGAGTTTCATAACGGTACCATAATCGAATTTAAAAGCTATGCCGATCCGCAGGATGCAAAATCGGGCAAGCGCGATTACCTGTTTATAAACGAAGCCAACGGTATAAGCTATGCTATCTATACCGAACTGGCTCTGCGCACCCGTAAGCGTATTTATATAGATTATAACCCCAACAGCACCTTTTGGGTTCATGAGCAGGTAATAGGCAGGCCGGGCGTGCAAACCATCATATCCGATCACAGGCATAACCCCTTTTTGGATGATGCCGTAAGGGCTAAAATAGAATCGCTGAAAACCGACGATATCGAATTATGGAAGGTGTATGCCCGTGGCCTTACCGGTAAAATATCCGGCCTCATATTCCCTAATTGGTATGTTTGCGAACAAATTCCAGCCGAAGCCAGGCTAATTGCCACCGGTTTGGATTTTGGTTTTACCAACGATCCTACAGCCTGCCTGCAGGTATATCAGCAAAACGGCGAGCTATGGATACACGAACTGATATACCAAACCGGGCTCACCAATACCGATATAGCCACGAGGCTAAAAGCCGAAGGCGTGAGCCTTAAAACCGAGATTATTGCCGATAGCGCTGAGCCTAAATCGATAGAAGAATTTAAACGCATGGGCTGGTACATTACCGGGGCAAAAAAAGGCGCCGATAGCATTAACAACTCTATTGATATACTCAAAAGGTATAAAATAAACGTAACCCGCGCCAGCGTTAACCTGCGCAAGGAGCTCGACCGCTATAAATGGCGGGTTGACCGCAGCGGCAAAACCATTAACGAAGCTGTAGATTCATACAACCACCTCATAGATGCGCTAAGGTATGTGGCTTTAAATAAACTGACAATAAATCGCGACACCAAACTAAAATCCCGGCTGCCATTTAATCCAAAAACAAACGGCCGCAGCATGTTTGATGAACTAATCGGCTCTCGTTTTTAA
- a CDS encoding terminase small subunit: protein MKTSFKYAPAARRMQMVNDYFEYVKGEPSPDTSTTGSKKNWIREPEIPTIRGLALFLNFKNIADFEDHEKKRSHRKPLRYARFRIEAAYEQLLFEKPTGAIFALKSMGWTDKPEATKTLTESHKTLKVEITSTGPKPASTEKEVDVLI, encoded by the coding sequence ATGAAAACTTCTTTTAAATATGCACCTGCAGCCCGGAGGATGCAGATGGTGAATGACTATTTTGAATATGTTAAAGGTGAACCATCGCCGGATACATCAACAACCGGATCGAAAAAAAACTGGATCCGCGAACCGGAGATACCCACAATTCGCGGTCTGGCGTTGTTTCTGAACTTTAAAAATATTGCTGATTTTGAAGATCATGAAAAAAAACGAAGTCACCGAAAGCCACTCCGATATGCCCGTTTTAGAATAGAGGCAGCCTACGAACAACTTTTGTTCGAAAAGCCCACAGGCGCCATATTTGCCTTAAAAAGTATGGGATGGACTGACAAGCCCGAAGCAACCAAAACACTAACCGAATCACACAAAACCCTCAAAGTTGAAATAACCAGCACAGGTCCCAAACCCGCATCTACCGAAAAGGAAGTGGATGTTTTGATTTGA
- a CDS encoding antitoxin Xre/MbcA/ParS toxin-binding domain-containing protein — MKSVKGQYTTTTGEQAPSKPYVIPEHDASAFMLHDLFVPYETYFKSPLAKLGAIKHGLQSAAITDLIRVTGATQIDVAKWLDITEPTLRKHIQGSRGLNQGLSEHIIQLFELFNKGLDTFGTLDEFKSWLKHYNPGIDAIPFDLLDTITGINIVIAQLVRIDYGVLA; from the coding sequence ATGAAATCAGTAAAAGGGCAATATACCACAACAACGGGCGAGCAGGCGCCTTCAAAACCGTATGTAATACCTGAGCATGATGCATCGGCATTTATGTTACATGATTTGTTTGTGCCCTACGAAACTTATTTTAAATCGCCGCTGGCCAAGCTTGGTGCTATAAAACACGGCTTGCAATCTGCCGCCATTACCGATTTAATTCGTGTTACGGGTGCTACGCAAATTGATGTTGCCAAATGGCTTGATATCACCGAGCCAACCCTGCGTAAACACATCCAGGGTTCACGAGGTTTAAACCAGGGCCTGAGTGAGCACATCATCCAGCTTTTTGAACTTTTTAATAAAGGCCTTGATACCTTTGGTACGCTTGATGAATTTAAAAGCTGGTTAAAACATTATAACCCCGGCATTGATGCCATTCCCTTTGATTTGCTTGATACCATCACCGGCATAAACATTGTAATAGCCCAGCTTGTTCGTATTGATTACGGGGTACTCGCTTAG
- a CDS encoding RES family NAD+ phosphorylase: MLTYRISQTKYAHDRKGSGIDGRWNSLGQYVIYTGGSLALFCLEKLAHSVGTSLQSGDFSVIIIEVPDKLAITEITIEQLNNLNPQWAKVINYPITQQLGDEWLHKMETAILKVPSAIIDLEYNYLLNPAHPDFEKIKIRSVSKFTFDPRLKAQ; the protein is encoded by the coding sequence TTGCTCACCTACCGCATAAGCCAAACCAAATATGCCCATGACCGTAAAGGTTCGGGTATCGACGGGAGATGGAACTCGCTGGGGCAGTATGTAATTTACACCGGTGGCTCGCTTGCGCTTTTCTGTTTGGAGAAACTTGCCCATTCGGTGGGGACATCATTGCAGAGCGGCGATTTTTCGGTGATCATTATTGAGGTTCCGGATAAGTTGGCTATCACCGAAATAACGATTGAGCAACTTAACAACCTTAACCCACAATGGGCTAAGGTGATCAATTATCCCATTACCCAACAGTTGGGCGATGAATGGCTGCATAAAATGGAAACTGCGATTTTAAAAGTGCCATCGGCAATTATTGACCTGGAATATAATTACCTGCTTAACCCGGCCCATCCGGATTTCGAAAAAATTAAAATTCGTAGCGTAAGCAAATTTACCTTCGATCCGCGGTTAAAGGCGCAATAG
- a CDS encoding BamA/TamA family outer membrane protein, which translates to MPGKKIFSFSFALIALLFSCTVLHAQDKKYIPLGHSKLKDTIVAAPADTANEKDIIDVISSVFVKADKNAKVDSIGTKPVISILPAFGYTLQTSLAATISGNIAFRTALKARISTITVNPAYTEKKQIIIPLLASIWTRDNQFNIISDLRYFKYPQSTFGLGSHSNIANENPLDYSFFRINETVLRNVGGNFFAGLGYIFDDRWNMQEKGQLNGGVSDYEKYGPIKRAISTGLTVNALFDSRDNSINPARGFYTAITYRDNFTFLGSTTPWRSLIIDIRKYYHLPGNSDNVFAIWSYNWLILNGRPAYLDLPSTANDQNFTTGRGYIQGRFRGAQMMYLEGEYRFKITRNGLLGGVMFVNGQSFSAAPGSGLQAVQPGYGPGLRIKLNKVSKTNIAIDYGFGRQGSRGLFINVGEVF; encoded by the coding sequence ATGCCTGGCAAAAAAATATTCAGTTTTAGTTTTGCCCTTATTGCCCTGTTATTCAGTTGCACGGTATTGCATGCGCAGGATAAAAAATATATACCGCTTGGTCACTCCAAACTTAAGGATACTATTGTTGCTGCCCCGGCCGATACGGCGAATGAAAAAGACATTATTGATGTTATCAGTTCGGTTTTTGTTAAGGCTGATAAAAATGCAAAGGTCGATTCTATCGGCACAAAGCCGGTTATTTCCATTTTACCGGCTTTTGGTTATACTTTGCAAACATCACTGGCGGCTACCATATCCGGTAATATCGCTTTCCGCACAGCTTTAAAAGCCCGTATATCTACAATAACCGTAAACCCTGCCTATACCGAAAAGAAACAAATTATCATCCCGCTGCTGGCCAGTATCTGGACAAGGGACAATCAATTTAATATCATCAGCGATTTAAGGTATTTTAAATACCCGCAGAGCACCTTTGGCCTTGGCAGTCACTCTAATATCGCCAACGAAAATCCGCTCGATTACTCTTTTTTCAGGATTAATGAAACGGTGTTACGAAACGTTGGCGGGAATTTTTTTGCCGGCCTGGGCTATATTTTTGACGACCGCTGGAATATGCAGGAAAAAGGCCAGCTAAACGGTGGTGTGTCTGATTACGAAAAATACGGGCCCATAAAGCGTGCTATATCAACCGGCCTCACCGTTAATGCATTATTTGACAGCCGCGACAATTCTATAAACCCCGCGCGCGGTTTTTATACAGCAATAACCTACCGGGATAACTTTACATTTTTAGGTAGCACAACACCCTGGCGTTCGCTTATTATTGATATCAGGAAATACTACCATTTGCCAGGTAACTCAGATAACGTTTTTGCCATATGGTCATACAACTGGCTTATACTTAACGGTCGCCCTGCTTACCTCGATTTGCCATCTACGGCTAACGATCAAAATTTCACAACCGGGCGGGGCTATATCCAGGGGCGTTTTCGTGGCGCCCAGATGATGTATCTTGAGGGGGAGTACCGCTTTAAAATTACCCGCAATGGTTTGTTGGGTGGGGTAATGTTTGTAAATGGCCAATCGTTTTCGGCAGCACCGGGCAGTGGTTTGCAGGCTGTACAGCCTGGCTACGGGCCGGGCCTTCGCATTAAACTTAATAAAGTATCAAAAACAAATATAGCCATTGACTACGGCTTTGGCCGACAGGGCTCCAGGGGATTGTTCATTAACGTGGGCGAAGTTTTTTAG
- a CDS encoding RNA recognition motif domain-containing protein, whose product MKVFIAGLPLEVDEAELTAVFGDFGPVKSLRIIKDRETKESKGFGFVEMVNDNEAKEAIRCMNGASYYGRRITVNIAEDKGPGFNGGGNTGGGKGGFRRN is encoded by the coding sequence ATGAAAGTATTTATTGCAGGGCTTCCTTTAGAAGTAGATGAGGCCGAATTAACAGCAGTTTTTGGTGATTTTGGGCCGGTTAAGTCCCTCAGAATCATTAAAGACCGCGAAACAAAAGAGAGTAAGGGTTTTGGGTTTGTAGAGATGGTGAACGATAACGAAGCGAAGGAAGCGATAAGGTGTATGAATGGCGCAAGTTATTATGGACGCAGGATTACGGTTAACATAGCCGAAGATAAGGGTCCTGGTTTTAACGGCGGTGGCAACACCGGCGGTGGTAAAGGCGGTTTCAGACGCAACTAA
- a CDS encoding T9SS type B sorting domain-containing protein — MRASVKIGVFFLLWLAALTVFGQAPVITYTTPNVYKVGTGIPALNPTNTGGPVPATVYGQTDVFAGTGLHGTQNGNINQAQFTEPYGMTIDAAGNIYLADADNYRIRMITAAGQVSTLAPDGIPGGPNFASPKFNLPHGVVRDAAGNLFVANYNNHNILKIVPDGTITVFAGGLLIGTPLDGQGTAASIINPNAIAIDAAGTLYVSDGNNLIRKISPTGYVYTFVGSGAAATVDGKYNTASFNQPAGMVVDAAGNIYVAEQKGNVIRKVTPFGDVTTIAGSGQFGANDGTGSAASFASPTGITIDKSGNLYVTDWGNGKIRRISPDNVVTTIAGGGPQGTNSGVGSQVYFNLPAGIILDNEGNLLVSELNGNIIKKVIATGYTIDKALPPGLVFDPKTGIITGTPTVIWPATDYVVTAYNAGGSSSFTVNIKVAEFVGNVSASAVTGNISNCENGGATSYQQFTASGVQLSENIKVAAPAGFLVSASPALGYNKLLYLALNGDKVNPVKVYIKLEDNAIAGNYADNVILSSAGAADVLVPVNSSVLKIPVVNAVPNPGAYCNGEVITPIIFSGTADSYSWTNSSTGIGLAANGTGTISFAAQNNSAIPITSTITVTPTSSLGVCPGVPVTFVITVNPSVAPTISIRQVNVTCPGQSVSFSATVTNTGVSPKYQWQVNGSNAGLNNAVFTSNALQANDAITCIVTNTSIPCSTPTISNTLKVIYRPDEAPPTVRIDKVGDVSVCAGSDFLFTAITVNEGVNPTYQWLLNGLPVTNSTGKTYSSNTFVNGDRITCAVINNDGCNPIISPISLPANIIITPLQTSSVTINTSVAMPICAAMPVTFTPLPANYQTSEGLPTYVWYLNGVQVGSNNTYTPNALANGDEVYCLMTTYGKCVAPTPVQSNTIKVLLKPVVSPTVSISPNGAVSSCSGAALSFTATTTNAGSSPTYRWMVNGQQINNQGSVFAASTLSDGDKVTCIVINNDGCIPASSPVSETADIIATPIQVSTVTISASVTMPVCAGNEITFTPIPLNYQTSAGAPTYIWYVNGTMVSVNDTYTTKTLAGGDQVYCLMTTYGKCVAPTPAQSNIINISLSPESGCITPPIVIPNAFTPNGDGYNDTWNIPALANYPGCIVSVFNRYGVSVFRSVNYTKAWNGNYNSNALPSGTYYYIIDPKNGQAKLSGYVAVIK; from the coding sequence GTGCGCGCATCTGTAAAAATCGGGGTATTCTTTCTGCTTTGGCTGGCGGCTTTAACTGTTTTTGGGCAGGCGCCCGTAATTACTTATACAACACCAAACGTTTATAAAGTTGGCACAGGCATACCAGCATTAAATCCGACTAATACCGGCGGCCCGGTGCCGGCAACGGTTTATGGACAGACAGATGTATTTGCGGGCACCGGTTTACACGGAACACAAAATGGCAACATAAACCAGGCGCAGTTTACGGAGCCGTATGGGATGACGATTGACGCCGCGGGCAATATTTACCTTGCCGATGCAGATAACTACCGCATCCGGATGATAACGGCCGCCGGGCAGGTATCAACACTTGCCCCGGACGGGATTCCAGGCGGCCCCAATTTTGCTTCCCCCAAATTTAACCTGCCACATGGGGTGGTGAGGGATGCTGCAGGGAACCTGTTTGTAGCCAATTATAATAACCACAATATATTAAAAATTGTGCCTGATGGCACAATTACCGTATTTGCAGGTGGCTTATTAATTGGTACGCCGTTGGATGGACAAGGTACGGCTGCCAGTATTATTAACCCTAATGCAATAGCGATTGACGCCGCCGGTACCTTGTATGTATCTGATGGGAATAACCTTATCCGCAAAATTTCTCCTACTGGCTATGTATACACATTTGTTGGCAGCGGGGCAGCAGCCACAGTTGATGGTAAATACAATACCGCCAGTTTTAACCAGCCTGCCGGTATGGTTGTTGATGCCGCAGGTAATATTTATGTGGCCGAGCAAAAAGGGAATGTGATCAGAAAAGTAACGCCATTTGGTGATGTAACTACTATAGCAGGCAGCGGGCAATTTGGTGCAAATGATGGCACGGGCTCGGCAGCAAGTTTTGCTTCGCCTACCGGTATCACTATTGATAAATCCGGAAATTTATATGTAACCGATTGGGGTAACGGCAAAATAAGAAGAATATCTCCGGATAACGTTGTTACCACTATAGCAGGCGGCGGGCCACAAGGCACAAATAGCGGGGTAGGCAGCCAGGTTTATTTTAATCTTCCGGCGGGTATTATTTTGGATAACGAGGGCAACTTACTGGTATCTGAACTCAATGGCAATATTATCAAAAAGGTTATTGCTACGGGTTATACTATTGATAAAGCCCTGCCGCCCGGTTTAGTATTTGATCCTAAAACAGGTATTATAACCGGAACGCCAACGGTTATATGGCCGGCTACTGATTATGTGGTTACTGCTTACAATGCAGGAGGTAGCAGTAGCTTTACTGTGAATATAAAAGTTGCAGAGTTTGTAGGCAATGTTTCGGCATCGGCTGTAACAGGAAATATAAGTAATTGTGAAAATGGCGGTGCCACCTCATATCAGCAATTTACCGCATCGGGTGTTCAATTGTCCGAAAATATAAAAGTTGCAGCGCCTGCAGGTTTCCTGGTGTCGGCAAGTCCGGCCCTGGGCTATAATAAATTGCTTTACCTTGCCTTAAATGGCGATAAAGTGAATCCGGTTAAGGTTTATATAAAACTTGAAGACAACGCCATAGCTGGTAACTATGCAGACAACGTAATTTTATCGTCGGCCGGCGCCGCTGATGTTTTAGTACCGGTGAACAGTTCTGTGCTTAAAATACCAGTGGTAAATGCTGTGCCCAACCCCGGCGCTTATTGTAATGGAGAGGTAATTACTCCTATTATTTTTTCGGGGACTGCTGATAGTTACAGCTGGACAAACAGTAGCACAGGCATTGGGCTTGCAGCAAATGGAACAGGAACTATCTCATTCGCTGCTCAAAACAATAGCGCTATTCCTATTACCTCAACTATTACTGTTACGCCTACTTCTTCGTTGGGTGTGTGCCCGGGTGTGCCGGTTACTTTTGTAATAACGGTTAATCCGTCGGTGGCGCCAACGATAAGCATACGGCAGGTAAATGTTACATGCCCTGGGCAGTCAGTGTCATTTAGTGCTACAGTAACTAATACGGGCGTTAGTCCTAAATATCAATGGCAGGTAAACGGTAGTAATGCTGGCTTAAATAACGCTGTTTTCACCAGCAATGCTTTACAGGCCAACGACGCGATTACCTGTATAGTTACAAATACCAGTATACCTTGCAGCACGCCGACCATATCAAACACTCTTAAGGTGATTTACAGACCGGACGAAGCCCCGCCAACCGTACGAATTGATAAGGTTGGCGACGTTAGTGTTTGCGCAGGCAGCGATTTTTTATTTACAGCAATTACCGTAAACGAAGGTGTTAATCCAACTTATCAATGGCTGTTAAACGGCCTGCCGGTTACAAATAGCACCGGGAAAACCTACAGCAGCAACACATTTGTAAACGGCGACAGGATAACCTGTGCAGTTATCAACAATGATGGCTGCAATCCAATTATTTCTCCCATATCTTTACCGGCGAATATTATTATTACACCGTTACAAACAAGCAGTGTAACTATCAATACATCGGTTGCCATGCCAATATGCGCGGCAATGCCGGTTACATTTACACCGTTACCGGCCAATTATCAAACATCAGAGGGTTTACCAACCTATGTCTGGTATTTGAACGGCGTGCAGGTTGGCAGTAATAATACCTACACCCCTAATGCCCTTGCCAATGGCGACGAAGTATATTGTCTTATGACTACTTATGGTAAATGTGTAGCTCCCACACCTGTTCAATCAAACACAATTAAAGTGTTGTTAAAGCCGGTTGTTTCTCCAACGGTTAGCATTAGTCCAAATGGGGCAGTTAGTTCGTGTTCCGGTGCTGCGCTTTCTTTTACGGCCACCACTACAAACGCAGGCAGTAGCCCTACTTACCGGTGGATGGTAAACGGACAGCAAATTAATAATCAGGGAAGTGTTTTTGCTGCAAGTACACTGTCGGATGGCGATAAAGTTACCTGTATAGTAATTAATAATGATGGATGCATACCGGCTTCCTCGCCGGTATCTGAAACTGCTGATATTATTGCTACGCCAATACAGGTAAGTACGGTAACTATTTCGGCTTCTGTAACCATGCCTGTATGTGCCGGAAACGAAATAACCTTTACACCTATACCCTTAAACTACCAAACATCTGCAGGTGCGCCAACTTACATTTGGTATGTTAATGGCACGATGGTAAGTGTTAACGATACTTATACTACCAAAACCTTAGCCGGTGGCGACCAGGTTTATTGCCTTATGACAACCTACGGCAAGTGTGTGGCACCCACACCGGCACAATCAAATATTATCAATATAAGCCTTTCGCCAGAAAGTGGTTGTATAACACCACCAATAGTTATACCCAATGCTTTTACGCCCAATGGCGATGGCTATAATGATACCTGGAACATACCGGCCCTGGCAAATTATCCCGGTTGTATAGTAAGTGTATTTAACCGTTATGGAGTTTCGGTATTCAGATCGGTAAATTATACAAAAGCATGGAACGGGAACTACAATAGCAACGCGCTACCGTCCGGAACGTATTACTACATCATTGATCCTAAAAACGGGCAAGCAAAATTATCTGGTTACGTAGCTGTTATAAAATAA
- a CDS encoding GNAT family N-acetyltransferase, which produces MLIRLATLNDIPFIMEVIAALIPEMIASGNLQWDSTYPNTSVFKNDVDLGYLWVAEINGLVAGVAAITTKQEAEYTQVGWDINEEAIVTHRLAVSPNYRGLGIAAALLKQAEFEAARRGIKTLRIDTNTHNKATQKLFPKMGYVFAGEIGLNFRPGLRFYCYEKRLDQHIR; this is translated from the coding sequence ATGCTTATCAGGCTCGCTACATTAAATGATATCCCTTTTATAATGGAAGTTATAGCAGCGCTTATACCCGAAATGATTGCCTCTGGCAACCTACAATGGGATAGCACCTATCCCAACACAAGCGTTTTTAAAAATGATGTCGACCTTGGCTACCTTTGGGTAGCCGAAATAAATGGCTTGGTTGCGGGCGTTGCCGCTATAACAACCAAGCAGGAGGCAGAATACACACAAGTAGGTTGGGATATTAACGAGGAGGCCATTGTTACACATCGGCTGGCGGTGAGCCCGAATTATCGAGGTCTTGGCATAGCTGCCGCATTATTGAAGCAAGCCGAATTTGAGGCTGCCCGGCGTGGCATAAAAACGCTCAGGATTGATACTAATACCCATAATAAGGCCACTCAAAAGCTATTTCCTAAAATGGGGTATGTTTTTGCAGGAGAGATTGGCCTGAATTTCAGGCCCGGCCTCAGATTTTATTGTTACGAAAAACGGCTCGATCAGCACATCAGGTGA
- a CDS encoding S24 family peptidase yields the protein MDDVSKPNKIKTIRPETLEFIILYTQLKGKAFAGNAQLAEALGFNSPSSITEIVKSRQNIDPEKFRIFKEKYKDFINNKKPTINQEKITVNKAEEGIPMYEIIATASGVEVYNDINDSQPVGRMNFPGIEDCDFALPVWGHSMYPYLENGCWVALKIIHDKKILPGEVYYIEWGDYRMYKRLLAGDSPDEVIAHSDNTTEMIGNRLKYAPFPINIADIKKLCLVKDIHKKHNH from the coding sequence ATGGATGATGTATCAAAACCCAATAAAATCAAAACGATTCGCCCCGAAACATTGGAGTTTATTATCTTGTACACTCAATTAAAAGGAAAAGCGTTTGCAGGTAATGCGCAGCTTGCAGAAGCGTTAGGCTTTAACTCGCCCAGCTCCATAACGGAAATTGTAAAGAGCAGGCAAAATATCGATCCAGAAAAATTCAGGATTTTTAAAGAAAAATATAAAGATTTTATAAACAACAAGAAACCCACCATTAATCAAGAAAAAATTACAGTAAATAAAGCAGAAGAAGGCATCCCGATGTATGAAATTATTGCAACCGCATCGGGCGTAGAAGTGTATAATGATATCAATGATTCCCAACCAGTGGGGCGCATGAACTTCCCAGGCATCGAGGATTGCGATTTTGCTTTGCCGGTTTGGGGACACTCCATGTATCCATACCTGGAAAACGGGTGCTGGGTAGCTTTAAAAATTATTCACGATAAGAAAATATTACCGGGCGAGGTTTACTATATTGAGTGGGGCGATTACCGTATGTATAAAAGGCTACTGGCCGGCGATAGCCCCGATGAAGTAATAGCCCACTCGGATAACACTACCGAAATGATTGGTAACCGCCTTAAGTACGCCCCCTTCCCTATCAACATTGCCGATATTAAGAAACTTTGCCTTGTAAAGGATATTCATAAAAAACACAATCATTAA
- a CDS encoding helix-turn-helix domain-containing protein, with product MSDEAIIKRLKVIVQEHGGQMGLATAIGVDQGFISKVVNKKQDISYYLIRKLCFQLKYSPEWLILGTGEKKINKPESAKLITEIQMMRTEVDILQARMRAYEIELKELRDQLHNEGRKAV from the coding sequence ATGTCTGACGAAGCAATAATAAAACGGTTAAAAGTAATTGTACAGGAGCACGGCGGCCAAATGGGCTTAGCCACGGCTATCGGTGTCGACCAGGGTTTTATCAGCAAGGTGGTTAACAAAAAACAGGATATTAGTTACTATCTTATCCGAAAACTTTGTTTCCAGCTTAAATACTCGCCAGAATGGCTTATTCTGGGTACCGGCGAAAAAAAGATCAACAAACCCGAATCGGCCAAATTAATTACCGAAATACAAATGATGCGTACTGAGGTTGATATTTTGCAGGCGCGTATGCGTGCCTATGAAATAGAATTGAAAGAGTTGCGCGATCAACTGCACAATGAGGGCAGAAAAGCGGTTTAG